The following are encoded in a window of Chionomys nivalis chromosome X, mChiNiv1.1, whole genome shotgun sequence genomic DNA:
- the LOC130868202 gene encoding adipocyte-related X-chromosome expressed sequence 1: MNSLLSRANSLFAFTLSVMAALTLGCILTTAFKDRSAPVSLKVSRVLLKKVEDFTGPRKRSDLGFITFHISADLEKTFDWNVKQLFLYLSAEYSTKSNAVNQVVLWDKILLRGENPKLDLKDVKSKYFFFDDGHGLKGNRNVTLTLSWQVIPIAGILPLVTGSGRVSVPFPDSYEIATTF; the protein is encoded by the coding sequence ATGAACAGCCTGCTCTCGCGGGCGAACTCGCTGTTCGCCTTCACGCTGAGCGTCATGGCGGCGCTCACCTTGGGCTGCATCCTCACCACCGCCTTCAAAGACAGAAGCGCGCCAGTGAGCCTGAAAGTCTCCAGGGTCCTGCTCAAAAAAGTGGAGGACTTCACCGGACCCAGAAAAAGAAGCGACCTGGGCTTCATCACGTTCCACATCTCTGCGGATTTGGAGAAGACTTTCGACTGGAACGTCAAGCAGCTCTTCCTTTACCTCTCGGCAGAATATTCCACGAAAAGCAACGCTGTGAACCAGGTGGTCCTGTGGGACAAGATCCTTCTGCGAGGAGAGAACCCCAAGCTGGATCTGAAAGATGTCAAAAGCAAGTATTTTTTCTTTGACGACGGGCACGGTCTCAAGGGAAACAGGAATGTCACTTTGACTCTGTCCTGGCAAGTTATACCGATTGCTGGCATTCTGCCTCTTGTGACTGGATCTGGACGCGTGTCTGTCCCGTTTCCAGATTCGTATGAAATAGCCACGACTTTTTGA